A single genomic interval of Penicillium psychrofluorescens genome assembly, chromosome: 2 harbors:
- a CDS encoding uncharacterized protein (ID:PFLUO_002543-T1.cds;~source:funannotate), protein MTFFSRFSLTLLALWSALAAASSDYHERLFLHPLPQSSLLASFNFRSNTSQQSFDNQHFRYFPRALGQILQHAHTKELHLRFTTGRWDAESWGPRPWNGSKEGGTGVELWAWIDASGDEEAFAKWITLTQSLSGLFCASLNFIDSTRTTRPVVSFEPAGDHPPTDGLHLLHGTLPGEVVCTENLTPFLKLLPCKGKAGVSTLFDGHKLFDAAWQSMSVDVRPLCPPEGECVVQIEQTVDMVLDIERSKRPRDNPIPRPVPNDQLVCDTSKPYNSDDTCYPLETTTEKGWSLSEVFGRKLNGVCPLTDSKDPNESTVCLRVPHDRGVFTSEGTLETKQADGFTRCFTLKASEPFDLVIPEQPVTSEVPLEEPILNAERTIVGHGAERGGMRIIFGNPSDTSDVDFIFFETLPWFLRPYIHTLRATITGRDGVRREIPVSEIVKETFYRPAIDRERGTQLELVMSVPAASIVTLTYDFEKAILRYTEYPPDANRGFNVAPAVIRILDSPHTRDTAQNAPVFIRSTSLLLPLPTPDFSMPYNVIILTSTVIALGFGTIFNILVRRVVSADEAAALGAQTLKARILGRLVAIRDKLGGKGTKVE, encoded by the exons ATGACGTTCTTCTCACGCTTCTCCCTGACGCTCCTCGCGCTATGGAGCGCGCTCGCTGCAGCGTCCTCTGACTACCATGAAcgcctcttcctccacccGCTTCCCCAATCGTCGCTGTTAGCGTCGTTCAACTTCCGCAGCAACACCTCTCAGCAGTCCTTCGACAATCAACATTTCAGATACTTCCCCCGAGCATTAGGCCAGATTTTGCAACATGCTCACACAAAAGAGCTTCATCTCCGCTTCACGACGGGGCGATGGGATGCAGAAAGCTGGGGTCCTCGGCCGTGGAACGGCAGCAAAGAAGGCGGCACTGGAGTGGAACTGTGGGCATGGATTGATGCGTCGGGTGATGAAGA GGCGTTTGCCAAATGGATTACTTTGACGCAATCCCTGTCTGGTCTCTTTTGTGCCTCGCTCAATTTCATTGACTCGACCCGTACTACTCGGCCAGTTGTGTCTTTCGAGCCGGCCGGTGATCATCCGCCTACTGATGGCCTGCATCTCCTACATGGAACCTTGCCAGGCGAGGTGGTTTGTACTGAGAATCTGACGCCCTTTTTGAAACTCCTTCCCTGCAAAGGAAAAGCTGGAGTATCCACCCTCTTTGACGGGCACAAGCTGTTTGATGCCGCGTGGCAAAGTATGTCGGTGGATGTTCGACCGCTCTGCCCTCCAGAGGGAGAGTGCGTGGTACAAATCGAGCAGACGGTCGACATGGTCTTGGACATTGAACGATCCAAGCGACCCCGTG ACAACCCAATCCCTCGCCCTGTTCCTAATGACCAGTTGGTCTGTGATACTTCCAAGCCGTACAACTCAGATGATACCTGCTACCCCCTCGAAACGACGACAGAAAAGGGATGGAGTCTTAGTGAGGTCTTTGGGCGGAAGCTGAACGGTGTCTGTCCCCTCACAGACTCGAAAGATCCCAACGAATCAACTGTTTGCCTTCGAGTCCCGCACGACCGGGGTGTGTTTACCTCAGAAGGGACCTTGGAAACCAAACAGGCAGATGGCTTTACCCGCTGCTTCACGCTGAAAGCATCAGAACCGTTTGACCTGGTTATACCCGAGCAGCCTGTCACCAGTGAGGTCCCGCTTGAGGAACCCATTCTGAATGCCGAACGGACAATTGTCGGGCACGGCGCGGAGCGAGGAGGCATGCGCATCATATTCGGCAATCCGTCTGACACCAGCGACGTGGACTTCATTTTCTTTGAAACCCTCCCCTGGTTTCTGCGGCCTTATATCCACACCCTCCGGGCCACGATTACCGGCCGTGATGGGGTGCGGCGAGAGATTCCCGTGTCCGAAATTGTCAAGGAGACTTTTTATCGTCCGGCCATTGACCGCGAGCGCGGAACGCAGCTTGAGCTGGTGATGTCCGTTCCCGCCGCCTCGATCGTCACCCTCACCTACGACTTCGAGAAAGCCATTCTTCGATATACCGAGTACCCTCCTGATGCCAACCGCGGATTCAACGTTGCGCCTGCGGTCATTCGGATTCTGGATTCGCCGCATACTCGCGATACAGCGCAAAATGCTCCGGTCTTCATTCGCTCCACCAGTCTTCTCCTGCCGCTACCAACCCCGGATTTCAGCATGCCGTACAACGTGATTATTCTGACTAGCACTGTTATTGCGCTTGGCTTCGGCACCATTTTCAACATCTTGGTTCGCCGTGTCGTCTCTGCCGACGAAGCCGCTGCTTTGGGTGCCCAGACCCTTAAGGCACGGATTCTAGGGAGGCTGGTGGCCATACGTGATAAACTTGGTGGCAAAGGTACCAAGGTAGAGTAA
- a CDS encoding uncharacterized protein (ID:PFLUO_002544-T1.cds;~source:funannotate): MAAEQRKLLEQLMGAEQLIGTGAQGRNSQLTITDPKVCRSYLVGTCPHDLFTNTKQDLGPCPKVHSEGLKTEYETASPAEKAKWGFDFDYMRDMQKYIDDCDRRIETAQRRLEKTPDEIRQTNDLLKQIADLTNTINTGLLEVSVLGETGSVAMAMNELHKIQTAKFQKEQIERDLKNLQDTSGPSGHQKLQVCDVCGAYLSRLDNDRRLADHFFGKMHMGYSDMRKTFKKLSAELKGRAPPVRQHVEEDDNPYTNGGRSGGRGPRYGGGGGGGGGFRRRGGRW; this comes from the exons ATGGCGGCGGAACAGAGaaagctgctggagcagctcaTGGGAG CTGAGCAGCTCATTGGCACTGGCGCTCAAGGTCGCAATTCGCAGCTGACCATCACAGACCCTAAAGTCTGCCGCTCGTACCTCGTGGGCACTTGCCCGCACGACCTCTTTACCAACACCAAGCAGGATCTCGGACCTTGCCCCAAGGTGCACAGCGAGGGCCTGAAAACGGAGTATGAGACGGCCTCGCCAGCAGAAAAAGCAAAATGGGGATTCGACTTCGACTATATGCGCGATATGCAAAAGTACATCGACGACTGTGACCGGAGGATCGAGACGGCGCAACGCCGGCTAGAGAAGACACCCGATGAGATCCGGCAGACGAACGATCTT CTCAAACAAATCGCCGATctcaccaacaccatcaacacgGGTCTTCTCGAAGTCTCGGTTCTGGGCGAGACGGGCTCTGTCGCAATGGCCATGAATGAACTGCACAAGATCCAAACGGCGAAATTCCAGAAGGAGCAGATTGAACGCGACCTCAAGAATCTCCAGGATACCTCCGGTCCTTCAGGACACCAGAAACTGCAGGTCTGCGACGTGTGCGGCGCCTACCTCTCCCGACTTGATAATGACCGACGGCTGGCGGATCACTTCTTCGGGAAGATGCATATGGGCTATTCGGATATGCGCAAGACTTTCAAGAAGCTGAGTGCCGAGCTGAAGGGTCGGGCTCCGCCTGTGCGGCAGCAtgtcgaggaagacgataACCCGTACACCAATGGTGGTCGGTCTGGCGGCCGGGGTCCGCGATatgggggtggtggcggcggcggcggtggttTTAGGAGGCGCGGAGGCAGATGGTGA
- a CDS encoding uncharacterized protein (ID:PFLUO_002545-T1.cds;~source:funannotate), whose protein sequence is MSMDLDAPVPMSGLQEQPVSATILCCNCGAAIDGTTSAGALCQDCVRLTIDVSQGIQRDGVLHACRDCERWLQPPTSWVVAALESKELLAVCLRRLRGLSKVRIIDASFIWTEPHSRRIKVKITIQQEAFQGTIIQQTFEVEFVVASQQCPDCQKSFTHNTWRASVQVRQKVPHKRTFLYLEQLILKNGAHKDTVNIKEAKDGLDFYFASRSHAEKMHEFLASVVPCKMKKSQELISMDTHTSVKSYKFTFSVELIPICKDDLVALPIKLARQLGNISPLTLCHRIGSSVSLIDPTSLQTAEIPANIYWRSPFKNLADITELKEFIVLDIEPVGQSNGRYFLAEATVARASDLGSNQNQYFVRTHLGGILHVGDSALGYFISGTVFNNDNFEAIEASGQYSSTIPDVVLVKKHYARKKKPKNRAWRLRRMAREYEEEAAAGAVQTSRRQEQEQNRLEADYEMFLRDIEEDHEMRQALDLYKTRNKPQAMGEADEMDEDEGSDDEVPKINMDELLDNFDELNMEDGE, encoded by the exons ATGTCGATGGATCTGGATGCCCCCGTCCCCATGTCGGGACTGCAGGAGCAGCCCGTCAGTGCGAC AATTCTTTGCTGCAACTGCGGTGCTGCGATCGATGGAACCACCTCGGCCGGAGCCTTGTGTCAGGATTGTGTGAGACTCACCATCGACGTGTCCCAAGG GATTCAACGAGACGGAGTCCTGCATGCGTGTAGGGACTGCGAGCGGTGGCTGCAGCCCCCAACTAGCTGGGTCGTTGCCGCGCTCGAATCGAAGGAACTGCTCGCTGTTTGTCTGCGTCGGCTTCGTGGCTTGTCGAAAGTCCGAATCATTGACGCTAGTTTCATCTGGACCGAACCTCACTCCCGTCGgatcaaggtcaagatcaCTATCCAGCAAGAGGCTTTCCAGGGCACAATCATTCAACAGACATTCGAGGTGGAATTTGTGGTTGCATCACAGCAGTGTCCTG ATTGCCAGAAGTCCTTTACCCATAATACGTGGAGAGCTTCCGTTCAGGTTCGACAGAAAGTGCCTCACAAGCGTACTTTCCTATACCTAGAGCAGCTCATCCTCAAGAATGGTGCACACAAGGATACGGTTAATATCAAAGAAGCAAAGGACGGTCTAGACTTTTACTTTGCGTCAAGATCCCACGCGGAGAAGATGCACGAGTTTCTTGCATC CGTGGTTCCCTGCAAAATGAAGAAGTCGCAGGAGCTTATTTCTATGGATACGCACACTTCAGTCAAAAGCTATAAGTTTACATTTTCAG TCGAGCTGATCCCGATCTGCAAAGACGACCTAGTTGCCCTACCGATTAAGCTGGCCCGCCAGCTAGGCAATATCTCACCCTTGACCCTCTGCCACCGTATAGGAAGCTCCGTCAGCCTTATCGATCCAACTTCCCTCCAAACTGCTGAAATTCCTGCCAATATCTACTGGCGCTCGCCCTTCAAGAATTTAGCGGATATCACCGAGTTGAAGGAGTTTATTGTTCTAGACATCGAGCCCGTCGGCCAGTCAAACGGTCGATACTTCCTAGCCGAAGCGACTGTGGCTCGTGCCTCGGATCTCGGATCAAACCAAAATCAGTACTTCGTACGGACTCATCTTGGCGGCATCCTTCATGTTGGTGATTCCGCGCTAGGATATTTCATCAGCGGCACTGTCTTCAACAACGATAACTTCGAAGCGATCGAAGCAAGTGGCCAGTACAGCTCGACCATCCCAGACGTTGTCCTCGTCAAGAAGCACTATGcccgcaagaagaagcccaagaacCGCGCCTGGCGCCTCAGGCGCATGGCCCGCGAGtacgaggaagaggctgcGGCCGGTGCTGTCCAGACATCTCGCCgccaggagcaggagcagaatCGCCTCGAAGCCGACTATGAGATGTTCTTGCGTGATATCGAAGAGGATCACGAGATGAGGCAGGCCCTGGATCTATATAAGACCCGGAACAAGCCGCAAGCGATGGGCGAggccgacgagatggatgaggacgagggtAGTGATGACGAGGTGCCCAAGATCAACATGGATGAGTTGCTTGATAACTTCGACGAGCTGAACATGGAGGATGGCGAATGA
- a CDS encoding uncharacterized protein (ID:PFLUO_002546-T1.cds;~source:funannotate) — translation MAGKLLYTDPTGHSSSAHPEVAAGHYEPRRSGRATKGQHKNLDIVAADAPKKGKGKGPKDKKTSAEPTPESADGEDEEIIRCICGQYEEEEETERDMICCDSCSAWQHNDCMGLVFPKGQEPEEYYCEQCRPENHKALLAKIARGEKPWEQLEEKRRQEAEEKKKKGKKGKKGARKSRASESTPARTAASATPVPAASPAAAGSASAEPEKNGHAGDSRRSSTQKRKLEDNTDTETGPQNKQQRMSSSAAPESPIVGSLEELTIPARRSAATALVKLFVEQIAGAQKKGTFTLPKGQSPEEAARQLGLLIENALYDNICGKTGEPNEPYKLQLRTILFNVKKNPSLRDRLLVGGLSPDALSKMKPEDMASEELQQKDAEIKRESERQHIIVQEQGPRIRRTHKGEELVEDETHSAATDSVFSAAPRRSMAETEGSPSVQSPVSPKLQQSAKSRAPGQHARGQSPDSAHHDHVFPEVATNIREPEFRGKVQADAEIDQLLRDEEPESPPYSPKDFQEEGIVWRGKMAMTPVAEFMSSAKHVGGADLSGRVSWGQLAPPTLLIDGRIDVQLASNYLCGLRFSTSTDVSVLAVGTPELPGEQAGFNKLFDYFQGRNRYGVIGKHPVTMVKDTYIVPIEAGATKKPEFIELLENNSLEGPAAERMLLVVFVVKTGESNPPSVQPSSHHPSQEPPATASPVTATGTTPQQSYMTPGHGPAAQVAPTPPSAFGGSPAQPAAQFPAYQQQSGVTGMAAAMQVLGAQVNAPAIQKLLQTAPNVDMAQLNVVRDILARQPAAAANYEALMQALFETQANGHVPQN, via the exons atggctgGTAAGCTCTTGTACACCGACCCCACAGGCCATTCGTCTTCAGCCCACCCAGAGGTGGCCGCTGGCCATT ATGAACCACGACGCTCCGGCCGGGCCACCAAGGGCCAACACAAGAACCTCGATATCGTGGCCGCCGATGCCCCGAAGAAAGGCAAAGGGAAAGGCccaaaagacaagaaaacgTCCGCCGAACCTACACCCGAATCCGccgacggagaagacgaagagatcATTCGATGCATCTGTGGTCAAtacgaagaagaggaggaaacagAGCGGGATATGATCTGCTGTGATTCATGTTCTGCATGGCAACACAACGACTGCATGGGCCTGGTCTTTCCCAAGGGCCAGGAGCCAGAGGAATACTATTGTGAGCAATGCCGGCCGGAGAATCACAAGGCCCTTCTCGCCAAAATTGCGCGAGGCGAAAAACCATGGGAACAGCTTGAGGAAAAGCGGCGCCAGgaagccgaagagaagaagaaaaagggcaagaagggcaagaaagGCGCCCGGAAGAGTCGGGCAAGCGAGAGTACGCCAGCCCGAACGGCTGCCTCTGCAACACCTGTTCCGGCTGCCTctcctgctgcagcagggtCAGCTTCAGccgagccggagaagaacggccatgctggcgaCTCCCGTCGTTCCAGCACGCAGAAGCGCAAGCTTGAAGACAACACAGACACGGAAACG GGACCCCAGAACAAGCAGCAACGaatgtcttcttccgcagctcCGGAGTCTCCCATTGTCGGTTCCCTCGAGGAGCTTACAATTCCTGCTCGGAGAAGCGCTGCTACTGCCCTAGTCAAGCTATTTGTAGAACAGATTGCTGGGGCTCAGAAGAAGGGGACATTTACCCTGCCCAAGGGGCAGTCACCAGAGGAGGCGGCACGGCAACTCGGTCTTCTGATCGAGAATGCCTTGTATGACAATATCTGCGGGAAGACAGGGGAGCCCAACGAACCATATAAACTGCAATTACGGACGATCCTGTTCAACGTAAAGAAGAACCCTTCTCTACGGGATCGTTTGCTCGTAGGTGGTCTCTCCCCGGACGCTCTGTCTAAGATGAAGCCGGAGGATATGGCCAGCGAGGAATTGCAGCAAAAGGACGCCGAGATAAAGCGCGAATCTGAGCGCCAACACATCATTGTTCAAGAGCAGGGGCCCCGAATCAGACGCACACACAAGGGCGAAGAGTTGGTGGAAGATGAGACGCACAGTGCCGCCACCGACTCCGTCTTCTCTGCTGCTCCGCGTCGAAGCATGGCCGAGACTGAGGGCAGCCCCTCAGTGCAGAGCCCAGTCAGTCCGAAGCTACAACAGTCGGCCAAGTCTCGCGCGCCCGGGCAGCATGCCCGTGGCCAGTCGCCAGATAGCGCGCACCACGATCACGTCTTTCCTGAGGTCGCCACCAACATCCGCGAGCCTGAATTCCGTGGCAAGGTCCAAGCGGATGCAGAGATCGATCAGCTTCTGCGCGATGAGGAGCCGGAGTCTCCGCCTTATTCACCCAAGGACTTCCAGGAGGAAGGCATTGTTTGGCGCGGCAAGATGGCGATGACCCCTGTTGCGGAATTTATGTCTTCCGCGAAACATGTCGGTGGTGCAGACCTGAGCGGACGAGTCTCATGGGGCCAACTTGCTCCACCGACCTTGCTGATTGACGGACGCATCGATGTCCAGCTGGCAAGCAACTACCTCTGTGGATTGCGCTTCAGCACCTCAACAGATGTGTCGGTACTTGCCGTCGGCACCCCCGAGCTACCTGGAGAGCAAGCCGGGTTTAACAAACTGTTCGATTACTTCCAGGGCCGTAACCGGTACGGCGTGATCGGCAAGCACCCGGTGACAATGGTGAAGGACACGTACATTGTCCCCATCGAAGCCGGCGCtacgaagaagcccgagtTCATTGAACTCCTGGAGAACAACTCGCTCGAAGGCCCTGCCGCCGAACGCATGCTTCTCGTCGTCTTTGTCGTCAAGACCGGCGAATCAAACCCTCCATCCGTGCAGccttcctcccaccaccccagccagGAGCCTCCGGCCACCGCCAGTCCCGTCACTGCAACAGGAACCACGCCCCAGCAATCCTACATGACCCCCGGCCATGGACCCGCTGCTCAGGTCGCGCCGACCCCCCCCTCTGCTTTTGGTGGCTCCCCCGCCCAACCCGCGGCCCAGTTCCCGGCGTACCAGCAGCAGTCTGGCGTCACCGGCATGGCCGCCGCAATGCAGGTGCTCGGCGCGCAAGTGAATGCCCCAGCTATTCAGAAACTTCTCCAAACCGCCCCGAACGTGGATATGGCGCAGTTGAATGTTGTCCGTGATATCCTCGCCCGGCAGCccgccgctgcagccaaCTACGAGGCCCTGATGCAAGCTCTGTTCGAGACCCAGGCGAACGGCCACGTTCCTCAGAACTGa
- a CDS encoding uncharacterized protein (ID:PFLUO_002547-T1.cds;~source:funannotate), with translation MADVRSLLRNELATRKGTSQPNTAGNRISKKRKVDSGDGHMRKKMRSTALDAVHSTSNTPNPQPPSAQEGDSEEEEADVAGRETPIDEDEEMTGPLSVAEPQQMTPMATAEPAQQQISSAAVDEDEWAAFEREVAAPTRTVPAAISAEATISAAPVMAEELAAQEDRQKEMSATRAREAELEGEREDAARMLEEEFDQMEELEVRVQSMKHKREELRQKLVEGRNRIPPQQDQDMASAESDSDSDEDVDEDWDDWRFK, from the coding sequence atggcggacgTCCGCTCGCTCCTCCGCAATGAACTAGCTACCCGCAAAGGCACATCGCAGCCCAACACCGCAGGCAACCGAATCagcaagaagcgcaaagTCGACAGCGGCGATGGGCACATGCGCAAGAAGATGCGCAGCACAGCCCTCGATGCTGTTCATTCTACATCAAACACTCCAAATCCGCAGCCGCCCAGTGCCCAAGAAGGAGActcagaagaagaagaggcggaTGTTGCTGGCCGCGAGACTCCCAtagacgaagacgaagaaatgACCGGTCCTCTGTCGGTGGCAGAACCGCAACAAATGACTCCGATGGCGACTGCCGAGCCCGCGCAACAGCAGATTTCATCAGCGGcagtcgacgaagacgaatGGGCGGCCTTTGAGCGCGAGGTCGCCGCCCCGACGCGAACGGTGCCGGCTGCAATCTCAGCAGAAGCCACTATCTCAGCAGCACCGGTgatggcggaggagctggctgcgCAGGAAGATCGGCAGAAAGAGATGAGTGCGACGAGAGCACGTGAAGCCGAGCTGGAGGGCGAGCGCGAGGATGCGGCGCGGATGTTGGAAGAGGAGTTTGACcagatggaggagttggaAGTGCGCGTGCAGAGTATGAAGCATAAGCGGGAGGAACTGCGGCAGAAGCTTGTTGAGGGCCGGAATCGCATACCCCCGCAGCAGGACCAGGATATGGCCTCTGCTGAGAGTGATAGTGAcagtgacgaggatgtggatgaggacTGGGATGATTGGCGCTTCaaatga
- a CDS encoding uncharacterized protein (ID:PFLUO_002548-T1.cds;~source:funannotate) encodes MLKSTYTPPPPLPPGWSEHRAPSGHLYYYNSTTKQSTYTRPQVQAPQPPVTAPDVSQPAPSFAPETLPPFSSTPYGPAGSDPTQFGVPQHGRGRGGFRGGKGYQDRGRRGPEDRPKSKHSIPDCAPWLLVKTKLGRRFVHNPETNESFWKIPQEVLKGVVEYDRLEREKQERNERGEKPEEQIPATEQMTTAPQKEEIASAEPDAAVEGAEGIYDSDEYEEVEVTDSEGEGDQPSKRARTESEGAQDQPVEFTEADLEYQLAAMGEEYGLDPEEYGEPGEDWEEGAEGLALTDADAEALFRDLLDDYNINPFTPWESIIEEGRIFDDSRYTAPQNMKARREIFSNWSRDRIQEVKERKEKQEKQDPRVKYLAFLQEYATPKLYWPEFKRKYRKESEMKDTQLSDKDREKFYRDYISRLKQPESNRKSDLSALLKSVPLHALNRSSNLEALPTSIITDIRYIALAPKVRNPLIEAFISTLPPAPEEKLTAEQQAELDRRRVEREKREKALVDRERRVDEEKRRQRGDLLRGKHLLREGEAEIEEAMRVGKDGLRSYMEIDEGAGDEKP; translated from the exons ATGCTCAAGTCGACCTAtactcctcctccccctttACCCCCAGGCTGGTCGGAGCATCGCGCTCCTTCAG GGCACTTGTACTATTATAATTCCACCACAAAGCAGTCGACATATACCCGCCCACAAGTGCAGgctcctcaacctcctgtGACCGCTCCAGATGTTTCTCAGCCCGCACCATCCTTTGCGCCCGAGACCCTGCCACCTTTTTCCTCAACGCCGTACGGGCCCGCAGGCTCCGATCCCACACAATTTGGAGTGCCGCAGCATGgccgtggtcgaggagggtTTCGTGGCGGAAAGGGCTATCAGGACCGGGGGCGACGGGGCCCTGAAGACAGGCCAAAGTCGAAGCATTCCATTCCGGACTGTGCGCCATGGCTACTGGTGAAAACCAAGCTTGGCCGGCGGTTTGTTCATAACCCGGAAACCAACGAGAGCTTTTGGAAGATTCCCCAAGAGGTGCTGAAGGGGGTGGTTGAATATGACCGTCTGGAGCGTGagaagcaagaaagaaacgAACGAGGCGAGAAACCTGAGGAACAAATCCCAGCTACAGAACAGATGACAACTGCTCCGCAAAAGGAGGAAATTGCATCTGCGGAACCTGATGCCGCTGTTGAGGGCGCTGAGGGTATTTACGACAGCGACGAATACGAGGAGGTTGAGGTGACGGACAGTGAAGGGGAAGGCGACCAACCGTCAAAACGTGCCCGGACCGAGAGCGAAGGTGCCCAAGACCAGCCGGTAGAGTTCACCGAGGCGGACCTGGAATACCAATTGGCTGCCATGGGTGAAGAATATGGGTTGGATCCAGAAGAATATGGCGAGCCCGGGGAAGATTGGGAAGAAGGCGCAGAGGGTCTTGCATTGACCGATGCTGATGCGGAGGCGCTCTTCCGGGATCTACTCGACGACTATAACATTAATCCATTCACGCCATGGGAAAGCATCATTGAAGAAGGCCGCATATTTGATGATAGCAGATACACCGCGCCTCAGAACATGAAGGCACGGCGCGAGATTTTCTCCAATTGGAGCCGGGACCGAATCCAAGAAGTCAAAGAACGCaaagagaagcaggagaaacAAGACCCGCGCGTCAAGTACCTGGCTTTCTTGCAGGAATACGCCACGCCCAAGCTGTACTGGCCCGAGTTCAAGCGCAAGTACAGAAAGGAGtcggagatgaaggacaCCCAGCTCTCCGACAAGGACCGCGAGAAATTCTACCGCGACTACATTTCACGGCTCAAGCAACCCGAAAGTAACCGCAAGTCGGACCTTTCAGCTCTCCTCAAATCCGTCCCGCTTCATGCCTTGAATCGCTCGTCCAATCTGGAGGCCCTACCGACCTCAATCATCACGGACATTCGTTACATCGCCCTTGCGCCGAAAGTGCGCAACCCATTAATCGAGGCCTTCATATCCACTCTCCCTCCCGCACCCGAGGAGAAATTGACTGCGGAGCAGCAAGCCGAGCTTGATCGGAGACGAGTCGAACGCGAGAAGCGTGAGAAGGCTCTGGTGGACCGAGAGAGGCGggtggacgaagagaaacGGCGTCAGCGTGGTGATCTGCTTCGGGGCAAGCACCTCTTACGAGAAGGCGAGGCCGAAATCGAAGAGGCGATGCGAGTCGGCAAAGACGGACTCCGGAGCTACATGGAGATCGACGAGGGGGCCGGAGATGAAAAGCCGTGA
- a CDS encoding uncharacterized protein (ID:PFLUO_002549-T1.cds;~source:funannotate): MSRRYDSRTTIFSPEGRLYQVEYALEAISHAGTALGILAKDGIVLAAERKVTSKLLEQDTSAEKLYTINDNMICAVAGMNADANILINYARQNAQRYLITYNEDIPCEQLVRRLCDLKQGYTQHGGLRPFGVSFIYAGYDHLRQFQLYQSNPSGNYGGWKATSVGANNASAQSLLKQDYKEDCDLKEACAMAVKVLSKTMDSTKLSSEKIEFATVGRTKDGKIYHHLWTADEIDALLRDQGLAKVDDEPEAGDIK, translated from the exons ATGTCTCGGAGATATGATTCACGG ACTaccatcttctctccagaGGGGCGATTGTACCAAGTCGAATATGCGCTCGAAGCCATCTCCCACGCCGGTACAGCCCTGGGGATTCTTGCCAAGGACGGAATTGTGCTCGCGGCCGAGAGGAAGGTGACCAGCAAGCTCTTGGAGCAGGACACCTCCGCCGAGAAGCTCTACACCATCAATGA TAACATGATCTGCGCCGTCGCGGGCATGAATGCTGACGCCAATATCCTGATCAACTACGCCCGCCAAAACGCCCAGCGCTACCTCATCACTTACAACGAAGACATCCCCTGCGAGCAGCTCGTCCGGCGGCTGTGCGACCTGAAGCAAGGCTACACCCAGCACGGTGGTCTCCGTCCGTTCGGTGTGTCATTCATCTATGCCGGGTACGACCACCTCCGCCAGTTCCAGCTGTACCAGAGCAACCCGAGCGGGAATTACGGTGGATGGAAGGCGACGAGTGTGGGCGCCAACAATGCCAGTGCGCAGAGTCTCCTCAAGCAGGATTACAAGGAGGATTGCGATTTGAAGGAGGCGTGTGCCATGGCGGTCAAGGTTCTGAGCAAGACGATGGACTCGACAAAGCTGAGCAGCGAAAAGA TCGAGTTTGCAACAGTGGGAAGGACCAAGGATGGGAAGATCTACCACCACCTATGGACCGCCGATGAGATTGACGCCCTGCTGCGGGACCAAGGACTTGCcaaggtcgatgatgagCCGGAGGCGGGCGACATAAAATAG
- a CDS encoding uncharacterized protein (ID:PFLUO_002550-T1.cds;~source:funannotate) has product MTENDNSKCRLCEKIETKFRRRSAELDRLDRWKREGATLIASMDRSLKLIKDLDTEIRSLQREREDRRSTLTR; this is encoded by the coding sequence ATGACTGAGAACGACAACAGCAAGTGTCGGCTCTGTGAGAAGATCGAGACCAAATTTCGCCGTCGTAGCGCCGAGCTTGACCGGCTGGATCGGTGGAAACGCGAGGGGGCCACGCTGATAGCCTCGATGGATCGATCTCTGAAGCTCATCAAAGACCTGGATACCGAGATCCGCTCACTGCAGAGggagcgcgaggatcggAGGAGCACTCTCACGAGATAG